A genome region from Panthera leo isolate Ple1 chromosome A2, P.leo_Ple1_pat1.1, whole genome shotgun sequence includes the following:
- the HEMK1 gene encoding MTRF1L release factor glutamine methyltransferase isoform X2 produces MELGDRMLRALLSGLGRKGGTRGWAFSSWQPYLPLAGLLSATEVVSHWTAVFEKRGIPEAQASSEYIVAHVLGAKTFQSLRPVLRTQPLSPWQLQHVQKLSSCRLQRMPLQYILGEWDFQGLSLKMAPPVFIPRPETEELVEWVLKEVTQSSCPMGAQGGPLILEVGCGSGAISLSLLTQLPQSRVIAVDKGEAAICLTQENAQRLRLLDRIQIVPLDVTLEGSWSHLLPWGPMDLVVSNPPYIFHQDMEQLAPEIRRSIFLEVDPRHPELVGSWLQSRPDLSLDLVAVRKDFCGRPRFLHIRRSGPQCGCLMEA; encoded by the exons ATGGAGCTTGGGGACCGAATGCTCCGGGCCCTCCTGTCTGgcttgggaaggaagggaggcaccAGGGGCTGGGCCTTCAGCTCATGGCAACCCTATCTGCCCCTGGCTGGGTTGTTGAGTGCCACAGAGGTGGTCAGCCACTGGACTGCAGTCTTTGAGAAGAGGGGCATCCCTGAGGCCCAGGCATCCAGTGAGTACATCGTGGCTCATGTCCTTGGAGCCAAAACA TTTCAGAGCCTGAGACCAGTACTTCGGACCCAGCCCCTGAGTCCTTGGCAGCTACAGCACGTGCAGAAGCTGAGTAGCTGCCGATTGCAAAG GATGCCTTTGCAGTACATCCTCGGGGAGTGGGACTTTCAAGGGCTCAGTCTGAAGATGGCCCCCCCAGTGTTCATCCCTCGCCCGGAAACTGAG GAGCTGGTTGAATGGGTGCTGAAAGAAGTGACCCAGAGTTCCTGTCCAATGGGAGCCCAAGGTGGCCCCCTCATCCTGGAAGTGGGCTGCGGATCGGGAGCCATCTCCCTCAGCCTGCTGACTCAGCTTCCCCAG AGCCGAGTCATTGCTGTGGATAAAGGAGAAGCTGCCATCTGCCTGACCCAGGAGAATGCTCAGAG GCTTCGGTTGCTGGACAGAATTCAGATCGTTCCCCTGGATGTGACTTTAG AGGGGAGCTGGTCACACCTCCTGCCCTGGGGCCCCATGGACCTGGTCGTCAGCAACCCTCCCTACATCTTCCACCAAGACATGGAGCAGCTGGCCCCTGAGATCCGCAG GAGCATCTTCTTAGAAGTGGATCCAAGACATCCAGAGCTTGTTGGCAGCTGGCTTCAGAGCCGGCCTGACCTGTCCCTTGATCTCGTGGCTGTGCGCAAGGATTTCTGTGGGAG GCCCAGGTTCCTGCATATCCGGAGGTCTGGGCCACAGTGTGGCTGCCTTATGGAAGCCTGA
- the CA2H3orf18 gene encoding uncharacterized protein C3orf18 homolog isoform X1, whose amino-acid sequence MNSRIPSARGWFSSRPPTSEPDLEPATDGPASETTTLSTEATSFNDTRIPDVAGGTAGVGTMLLSFGIITVIGLAVAMVLYIRKKKRLEKLRHQLMPMYNFDPTEEQDELEQELLEHGRDAASMQAAASMQAMQGKTTLPSQGPLQRPSRLVFTDVANAIHA is encoded by the exons ATGAACTCCAGGATCCCATCTGCCAGGGGCTGGTTCAGCAGCCGCCCACCCACCTCTGAGCCTGACCTGGAGCCTGCCACAGATGGGCCAGCTTCCGAGACCACTACCCTCAGCACAGAAGCTACCAGCTTTAATGACACCAGAATCCCTGACGTGGCTGGTGGCACAGCTGGTGTGGGCACAATGCTTCTGTCCTTTGGGATCATCACAGTGATTGGCCTGGCTGTGGCCATG GTTTTATACATCAGGAAGAAGAAGAG gctggaGAAGCTCCGCCACCAGCTCATGCCCATGTACAACTTCGACCCTACGGAGGAACAAGATGAACTGGAGCAGGAGCTGCTGGAGCACGGGCGGGATGCTGCCTCCATGCAGGCTGCTGCCTCTATGCAGGCCATGCAGGGCAAG aCCACTCTCCCCTCTCAGGGCCCACTGCAGAGGCCCAGCCGGCTGGTGTTCACCGACGTAGCCAATGCCATCCATGCATGA
- the HEMK1 gene encoding MTRF1L release factor glutamine methyltransferase isoform X3, which produces MSPSCLLCRMPLQYILGEWDFQGLSLKMAPPVFIPRPETEELVEWVLKEVTQSSCPMGAQGGPLILEVGCGSGAISLSLLTQLPQSRVIAVDKGEAAICLTQENAQRLRLLDRIQIVPLDVTLEGSWSHLLPWGPMDLVVSNPPYIFHQDMEQLAPEIRSYEDPVALDGGEEGMDIITHILALAPWLLKDSGSIFLEVDPRHPELVGSWLQSRPDLSLDLVAVRKDFCGRPRFLHIRRSGPQCGCLMEA; this is translated from the exons ATGTCACCCAGCTGCCTCCTCTGCAGGATGCCTTTGCAGTACATCCTCGGGGAGTGGGACTTTCAAGGGCTCAGTCTGAAGATGGCCCCCCCAGTGTTCATCCCTCGCCCGGAAACTGAG GAGCTGGTTGAATGGGTGCTGAAAGAAGTGACCCAGAGTTCCTGTCCAATGGGAGCCCAAGGTGGCCCCCTCATCCTGGAAGTGGGCTGCGGATCGGGAGCCATCTCCCTCAGCCTGCTGACTCAGCTTCCCCAG AGCCGAGTCATTGCTGTGGATAAAGGAGAAGCTGCCATCTGCCTGACCCAGGAGAATGCTCAGAG GCTTCGGTTGCTGGACAGAATTCAGATCGTTCCCCTGGATGTGACTTTAG AGGGGAGCTGGTCACACCTCCTGCCCTGGGGCCCCATGGACCTGGTCGTCAGCAACCCTCCCTACATCTTCCACCAAGACATGGAGCAGCTGGCCCCTGAGATCCGCAG CTATGAAGACCCAGTAGCCCtggatggtggggaggagggcatggACATCATTACCCACATCTTGGCCCTGGCACCTTGGCTTCTGAAGGACTCTGG GAGCATCTTCTTAGAAGTGGATCCAAGACATCCAGAGCTTGTTGGCAGCTGGCTTCAGAGCCGGCCTGACCTGTCCCTTGATCTCGTGGCTGTGCGCAAGGATTTCTGTGGGAG GCCCAGGTTCCTGCATATCCGGAGGTCTGGGCCACAGTGTGGCTGCCTTATGGAAGCCTGA
- the HEMK1 gene encoding MTRF1L release factor glutamine methyltransferase isoform X1: MELGDRMLRALLSGLGRKGGTRGWAFSSWQPYLPLAGLLSATEVVSHWTAVFEKRGIPEAQASSEYIVAHVLGAKTFQSLRPVLRTQPLSPWQLQHVQKLSSCRLQRMPLQYILGEWDFQGLSLKMAPPVFIPRPETEELVEWVLKEVTQSSCPMGAQGGPLILEVGCGSGAISLSLLTQLPQSRVIAVDKGEAAICLTQENAQRLRLLDRIQIVPLDVTLEGSWSHLLPWGPMDLVVSNPPYIFHQDMEQLAPEIRSYEDPVALDGGEEGMDIITHILALAPWLLKDSGSIFLEVDPRHPELVGSWLQSRPDLSLDLVAVRKDFCGRPRFLHIRRSGPQCGCLMEA, encoded by the exons ATGGAGCTTGGGGACCGAATGCTCCGGGCCCTCCTGTCTGgcttgggaaggaagggaggcaccAGGGGCTGGGCCTTCAGCTCATGGCAACCCTATCTGCCCCTGGCTGGGTTGTTGAGTGCCACAGAGGTGGTCAGCCACTGGACTGCAGTCTTTGAGAAGAGGGGCATCCCTGAGGCCCAGGCATCCAGTGAGTACATCGTGGCTCATGTCCTTGGAGCCAAAACA TTTCAGAGCCTGAGACCAGTACTTCGGACCCAGCCCCTGAGTCCTTGGCAGCTACAGCACGTGCAGAAGCTGAGTAGCTGCCGATTGCAAAG GATGCCTTTGCAGTACATCCTCGGGGAGTGGGACTTTCAAGGGCTCAGTCTGAAGATGGCCCCCCCAGTGTTCATCCCTCGCCCGGAAACTGAG GAGCTGGTTGAATGGGTGCTGAAAGAAGTGACCCAGAGTTCCTGTCCAATGGGAGCCCAAGGTGGCCCCCTCATCCTGGAAGTGGGCTGCGGATCGGGAGCCATCTCCCTCAGCCTGCTGACTCAGCTTCCCCAG AGCCGAGTCATTGCTGTGGATAAAGGAGAAGCTGCCATCTGCCTGACCCAGGAGAATGCTCAGAG GCTTCGGTTGCTGGACAGAATTCAGATCGTTCCCCTGGATGTGACTTTAG AGGGGAGCTGGTCACACCTCCTGCCCTGGGGCCCCATGGACCTGGTCGTCAGCAACCCTCCCTACATCTTCCACCAAGACATGGAGCAGCTGGCCCCTGAGATCCGCAG CTATGAAGACCCAGTAGCCCtggatggtggggaggagggcatggACATCATTACCCACATCTTGGCCCTGGCACCTTGGCTTCTGAAGGACTCTGG GAGCATCTTCTTAGAAGTGGATCCAAGACATCCAGAGCTTGTTGGCAGCTGGCTTCAGAGCCGGCCTGACCTGTCCCTTGATCTCGTGGCTGTGCGCAAGGATTTCTGTGGGAG GCCCAGGTTCCTGCATATCCGGAGGTCTGGGCCACAGTGTGGCTGCCTTATGGAAGCCTGA
- the CA2H3orf18 gene encoding uncharacterized protein C3orf18 homolog isoform X2, producing the protein MWGLESALMTLGKRFSPRNLGALPYVSFWRNIQRARIEELLAQTREVLYIRKKKRLEKLRHQLMPMYNFDPTEEQDELEQELLEHGRDAASMQAAASMQAMQGKTTLPSQGPLQRPSRLVFTDVANAIHA; encoded by the exons ATGTGGGGTCTGGAATCTGCCCTTATGACTCTAGGCAAAAGATTTTCTCCCAGGAATTTGGGAGCACTCCCTTACGTTTCATTCTGGAGGAACATTCAGAGGGCCAGGATAGAGGAACTTCTTGCCCAAACCAGAGAG GTTTTATACATCAGGAAGAAGAAGAG gctggaGAAGCTCCGCCACCAGCTCATGCCCATGTACAACTTCGACCCTACGGAGGAACAAGATGAACTGGAGCAGGAGCTGCTGGAGCACGGGCGGGATGCTGCCTCCATGCAGGCTGCTGCCTCTATGCAGGCCATGCAGGGCAAG aCCACTCTCCCCTCTCAGGGCCCACTGCAGAGGCCCAGCCGGCTGGTGTTCACCGACGTAGCCAATGCCATCCATGCATGA